A region of Anolis sagrei isolate rAnoSag1 chromosome 2, rAnoSag1.mat, whole genome shotgun sequence DNA encodes the following proteins:
- the SUMO2 gene encoding small ubiquitin-related modifier 2 codes for MADEKPKEGVKTENNDHINLKVAGQDGSVVQFKIKRHTPLSKLMKAYCERQGLSMRQIRFRFDGQPINETDTPAQLEMEDEDTIDVFQQQTGGAY; via the exons ATGGCGGACGAGAAGCCCAAG GAAGGAGTGAAGACTGAAAATAATGACCACATTAATCTGAAGGTTGCAGGGCAAGATGGATCTGTGGTGCAGTTTAAGATTAAAAGGCATACACCACTTAGCAAACTAATGAAAGCCTATTGTGAACGACAG GGTTTGTCAATGAGGCAAATCAGATTCCGGTTTGATGGGCAGCCAATCAATGAAACAGACACGCCTGCACAG TTGGAAATGGAGGATGAAGATACAATTGACGTGTTCCAGCAGCAGACAGGAGGAGCGTACTGA